In a genomic window of Legionella birminghamensis:
- a CDS encoding GGDEF domain-containing protein, translating into MKPNRSPLQDECFLLLLESSLRSIPFNGLLSVLISFYLLYRQAPLHWVMTWLLAVIFLSIVRLLYSKYCIKSKRYLPQQKRALHIFMALTFLMGALWGSSYLVFYPYFLKMNQNIITLVLGGMASGALASLSVYLPAYCAYLLPMFLPLIVYNYWLGGFNHSILATMFSLFVLMLLITAKSQSKILQNTIRLTKEKEEALIEIKRLSITDSLTGLYNRRYFDQRLSEEFARAKRNHHPINLVLIDVDDFKRLNDNYGHPSGDLFLKNLAAAIKNSAQRANDTSFRIGGDEFATILSNTSLEDAILVCQKLQNKVQSEVSNATTLSIGIVSVSPSCPEEDVEQIISVADKTLYEAKKSGKNQVRSQQLHCL; encoded by the coding sequence ATGAAACCAAATCGCTCTCCACTACAAGACGAGTGCTTTTTGTTATTACTGGAAAGCTCTCTTAGGTCAATCCCTTTCAATGGCTTATTATCGGTATTGATATCCTTCTATCTACTCTACCGACAAGCACCACTTCATTGGGTGATGACCTGGTTACTTGCTGTCATCTTTTTAAGCATAGTACGCTTGCTGTATAGTAAGTATTGTATTAAATCAAAGCGTTATCTTCCTCAGCAAAAGCGAGCCCTACACATCTTTATGGCCTTGACATTCCTAATGGGTGCCTTGTGGGGGAGCTCTTATCTAGTATTTTATCCTTACTTTTTAAAAATGAACCAAAATATCATAACCTTGGTTCTCGGGGGAATGGCATCAGGAGCTCTCGCATCATTATCCGTTTATCTTCCTGCCTACTGTGCGTATTTATTACCGATGTTTTTACCTCTAATCGTTTACAACTATTGGTTGGGTGGATTTAATCACAGTATTTTAGCGACGATGTTCTCTTTATTTGTTCTCATGTTACTCATTACAGCAAAATCCCAATCTAAAATTTTACAAAACACTATTCGATTAACCAAAGAAAAAGAGGAAGCACTTATTGAAATCAAGCGTTTATCTATCACCGATTCACTGACGGGCCTTTATAATCGGCGATATTTTGACCAAAGACTAAGTGAAGAGTTTGCTAGAGCCAAACGCAATCATCATCCAATTAACTTGGTGTTAATCGACGTTGATGACTTTAAACGACTTAATGACAACTATGGCCACCCCTCAGGTGATTTGTTTTTAAAGAATTTAGCTGCAGCCATAAAAAATTCTGCCCAGAGAGCAAATGATACTTCTTTTCGGATTGGGGGAGATGAATTTGCTACTATTCTGTCGAACACCTCACTGGAGGACGCTATTCTAGTATGCCAGAAATTACAAAATAAAGTTCAATCTGAAGTGTCGAATGCAACTACACTGAGTATTGGTATCGTGAGTGTGTCCCCAAGCTGCCCAGAGGAAGACGTAGAGCAAATCATTTCAGTAGCCGATAAAACATTGTATGAAGCAAAGAAAAGCGGAAAAAATCAAGTTCGCTCTCAACAGCTTCATTGCCTATAA
- a CDS encoding NAD-dependent epimerase/dehydratase family protein, whose translation MNILITGGCGFIGSHLAQYYLGKGHKVVCVDNLDTGKIENINEFKQHHSFTFEKTDLLTWPNLQDTVSWADVIFHLAASVGMFKVLHDPIAVINNNIIACNHLLQAIDKAQKKPITVIVSSSAVYGDSKGLCESSSLNLKPLTNSHMTYSISKLTEEIIGYAYFYQKNIPVILPRIFNTIGPRQTGQYGMVVPRFIKQACENEPITVFGDGHQTRSFCDVRDVVAALDLLINTPASIGKSINIGNNREISINNLAELTKSYSNSNSTIVHIPYEEAYGVDYVDIEQRCPNLNTLLTLTSFQHKWTLEETLKDLITKYKQSPNNG comes from the coding sequence ATGAACATACTAATCACTGGTGGCTGCGGTTTTATTGGCTCTCATCTTGCCCAATACTATCTTGGAAAAGGGCATAAGGTTGTATGCGTTGACAATTTAGACACTGGAAAAATTGAAAATATCAATGAATTCAAACAGCATCATTCATTTACATTTGAGAAAACCGATTTATTGACTTGGCCAAACTTGCAAGATACAGTGAGTTGGGCAGATGTGATTTTCCATCTAGCCGCATCGGTTGGAATGTTTAAAGTCTTACATGATCCAATCGCTGTAATAAATAATAATATTATTGCCTGCAACCATTTGCTACAGGCAATCGATAAGGCTCAAAAAAAACCTATTACGGTCATTGTTTCCTCATCTGCTGTTTATGGTGATTCAAAAGGGCTGTGCGAAAGTAGTTCCCTAAATTTGAAACCTCTTACAAACTCCCATATGACTTATTCCATAAGTAAACTAACTGAGGAAATAATCGGGTACGCCTATTTTTATCAAAAAAATATACCTGTCATACTACCCCGAATATTTAATACAATTGGCCCCAGGCAGACAGGGCAATACGGGATGGTTGTTCCACGTTTTATAAAACAAGCTTGTGAGAATGAGCCAATTACTGTTTTTGGTGATGGCCATCAGACCCGCTCTTTTTGTGACGTAAGGGATGTGGTAGCGGCTCTTGATTTACTTATCAATACTCCTGCGAGTATTGGTAAGAGTATCAATATTGGAAATAATAGAGAAATCTCTATCAATAATCTGGCGGAATTAACAAAAAGTTACTCAAATAGTAACTCTACAATTGTTCACATCCCTTATGAAGAGGCTTATGGGGTCGATTATGTGGATATTGAACAACGTTGCCCTAACCTTAACACCTTACTCACGCTAACGTCTTTTCAGCACAAATGGACTTTAGAAGAGACTTTGAAGGATTTAATTACTAAGTACAAACAATCCCCAAATAATGGATGA
- a CDS encoding SOS response-associated peptidase, giving the protein MCGRFSVDTDIEKLKQQFEVTTVEPLPQSRNVAPTEAALCLIPTEEGLKAVQMRWGIVPWYAKSKKSMLLINARAEQAAEKPAFKQAIKYRRCLLIMNGFFEWQHHPKDNKTVKQPYYIHQKDNALLAVAAIWERFEPEPDLIIPSCCLLTTSPNELVSQLHDRMPWFLNETQQAKWLSPAPFSTEEVSNLLHQPQSVELVCHPVTPKMNSALYKGDDCIEVLPTDASMTE; this is encoded by the coding sequence ATGTGCGGCCGATTTTCTGTCGACACCGATATCGAGAAACTAAAACAGCAATTTGAAGTCACAACGGTTGAGCCTTTACCCCAAAGTCGCAATGTCGCGCCAACGGAGGCCGCCCTTTGCCTTATTCCCACTGAAGAAGGCTTAAAGGCCGTGCAAATGCGCTGGGGCATTGTGCCCTGGTATGCGAAAAGCAAAAAATCAATGCTGCTCATTAATGCACGCGCTGAACAAGCCGCCGAAAAGCCGGCCTTTAAACAAGCGATTAAATACCGGCGCTGCCTTTTAATTATGAATGGTTTTTTTGAATGGCAGCATCACCCTAAAGACAATAAAACCGTCAAACAACCCTATTACATTCATCAGAAAGACAATGCCCTTTTAGCGGTCGCTGCCATTTGGGAGCGCTTTGAGCCTGAGCCAGACCTGATTATTCCTTCCTGCTGCTTACTGACCACCTCCCCTAACGAACTGGTCAGTCAACTCCATGACCGAATGCCCTGGTTTTTAAACGAGACCCAGCAAGCAAAATGGCTCTCCCCTGCCCCGTTTTCCACTGAGGAAGTGAGTAACTTACTCCATCAACCACAGTCGGTTGAGCTCGTCTGCCATCCCGTGACGCCTAAAATGAATTCCGCACTGTATAAGGGGGACGATTGCATTGAAGTTCTGCCGACTGATGCCTCCATGACAGAATGA
- the ligD gene encoding DNA ligase D — MGLGQYRAKRNFSRTCEPQGSDSFTNQFRFVIQKHQASHLHYDFRLELQGVLKSWAVPKGPSSNPAIKRTAFQTEDHPLDYAEFEGEIPKGEYGAGTVILWDNGIWEPFDDNPIGSFYKGHLRFSLHGEKLQGDWELIRSAKENTWRLVKMNDEFSDFNPIPIVERMPASVLSGLTLEQFTDNPQAKPQLVHRSAKQRIDERLARVPNEAMPEKMSPQLTTLADTPPTGDAWLHEIKWDGYRMLAFKKGDAVRIISRNHIDWTVSFQVIADKIRLLPFENLILDGEMVIFDESNRASFQCMQNAIDAGSHSPFRYYCYDMPYYHSKSLLSLPLIERKSLLKAVLRQAPSAIRYNDHIIGEGREVFANACRLGLEGIVSKLADSPYQTKRSKSWLKIKCVKRQEYVIAGFTPPQGARRYFGSLYLGVFNEKGKLEYSGNVGTGFTEASLKTVYQALLPLVIEKNPFTTNPPGCRTATWVKPELVAEVEFSEWTKESNLRHPSFKGLRRDKTAKTIHREETLPVSLLEKVVPESAKPSEKSRVRLSHPEKLLYPEDGISKQQLYDYYEAVAEWMLPFIRERPLTLLRCPGGYQQCFYQKHRTASSSPALKPIPIQDKKNRQWEDYLTVEDEKGLLSLVQMGVLEIHPWGSTIAHLEQADVIVFDLDPAPDVAWKEVVLAAQTVRHYLNTMQLTSFVKTTGGKGLHVVVPILPEHDWEAIKRFTKAFVETLETIAPDRYVSNMAKKKRQGKLFIDYLRNQWDTTAIAPYSTRARPKAPVAVPLHWDELTDQFEDTFYTLHSLLKRLHTLRENPWQSFFTLHQSLDLD, encoded by the coding sequence ATGGGCTTAGGGCAGTATCGCGCCAAACGCAATTTTTCCCGCACCTGTGAACCTCAGGGCAGTGACTCTTTCACTAATCAGTTCCGCTTTGTTATCCAAAAGCATCAAGCCTCCCATCTGCATTATGACTTTCGCTTAGAGCTTCAAGGCGTTTTAAAAAGCTGGGCGGTGCCAAAGGGGCCGAGTTCTAATCCCGCTATCAAACGCACCGCTTTTCAAACAGAAGACCATCCATTGGATTACGCGGAATTTGAAGGGGAAATCCCTAAAGGGGAATATGGTGCGGGCACGGTAATACTATGGGATAACGGCATTTGGGAGCCGTTCGATGACAATCCCATTGGCAGTTTCTATAAAGGGCATTTACGATTTAGCTTACACGGTGAGAAACTCCAGGGGGATTGGGAGCTCATTCGTAGTGCAAAGGAAAACACCTGGCGACTAGTGAAGATGAACGATGAGTTTAGTGACTTCAATCCCATCCCTATTGTGGAGCGAATGCCGGCGAGTGTATTAAGCGGCTTAACGCTTGAACAGTTCACTGATAACCCACAAGCGAAGCCACAATTAGTTCATCGAAGCGCCAAACAACGAATCGATGAGCGCCTGGCTCGAGTACCCAATGAGGCAATGCCTGAGAAAATGTCACCTCAGCTCACCACACTGGCAGATACACCGCCAACAGGGGATGCCTGGCTTCATGAAATCAAATGGGATGGTTACCGGATGCTGGCCTTTAAAAAGGGTGATGCGGTACGTATTATATCTCGCAATCACATCGACTGGACAGTGTCCTTCCAGGTAATTGCCGATAAAATTCGTCTGCTTCCGTTTGAAAACCTCATTCTCGATGGCGAAATGGTCATTTTTGATGAATCCAATCGCGCGAGCTTTCAGTGCATGCAAAATGCCATTGATGCCGGTTCCCATTCACCATTTCGTTATTATTGTTATGACATGCCGTATTACCACAGTAAAAGCTTACTATCTTTGCCGCTTATTGAGCGTAAATCGCTACTAAAAGCAGTACTTCGCCAGGCACCAAGTGCTATTCGCTACAACGACCATATTATTGGCGAGGGCCGTGAGGTGTTCGCCAATGCCTGTCGTTTGGGCCTTGAAGGCATTGTGTCTAAATTAGCGGATAGCCCTTATCAGACCAAACGCAGCAAAAGCTGGCTTAAAATCAAATGCGTCAAACGCCAAGAATATGTTATCGCGGGATTTACACCGCCGCAGGGGGCCAGGCGTTATTTTGGCTCTTTATATTTAGGGGTTTTTAATGAGAAAGGGAAGTTGGAGTACAGCGGCAATGTGGGTACGGGGTTTACGGAAGCTTCGTTAAAAACAGTTTATCAGGCATTACTGCCGCTGGTTATTGAAAAAAATCCCTTCACCACCAATCCACCGGGTTGTCGCACCGCCACTTGGGTTAAACCGGAATTAGTCGCTGAGGTGGAATTTAGCGAATGGACTAAAGAAAGTAATTTAAGGCATCCGAGTTTTAAGGGGCTTCGGCGTGATAAGACCGCAAAGACGATTCACCGGGAAGAAACGCTTCCGGTCTCGTTGCTTGAAAAGGTAGTACCTGAATCAGCGAAGCCATCTGAAAAATCCCGCGTTCGTCTGAGTCACCCGGAAAAACTTCTTTACCCAGAGGATGGGATTAGCAAACAGCAGCTGTATGATTACTATGAAGCGGTGGCTGAATGGATGTTGCCCTTCATTCGGGAACGTCCGCTCACCTTGTTACGTTGTCCTGGGGGTTATCAGCAGTGTTTTTATCAAAAGCATCGAACGGCTTCTTCAAGCCCTGCATTAAAACCGATTCCAATTCAAGACAAAAAAAACCGGCAATGGGAGGACTATCTTACGGTGGAGGATGAAAAAGGGCTTTTAAGTTTAGTGCAAATGGGGGTATTGGAAATTCATCCCTGGGGCAGCACCATTGCTCACCTGGAACAAGCGGATGTTATCGTCTTCGATTTAGATCCTGCCCCCGATGTGGCCTGGAAAGAGGTAGTTCTTGCGGCTCAAACCGTGCGCCATTACCTCAACACAATGCAATTGACCTCCTTTGTAAAAACCACCGGCGGCAAGGGCTTGCATGTGGTTGTCCCTATTCTGCCCGAACACGATTGGGAGGCGATTAAACGCTTTACCAAGGCGTTTGTCGAAACACTGGAAACCATCGCACCTGATCGTTATGTCAGTAACATGGCCAAGAAAAAGCGCCAAGGGAAACTCTTTATCGATTATCTGCGCAATCAATGGGACACCACCGCCATCGCCCCTTATTCTACCCGAGCCCGCCCAAAGGCGCCGGTGGCAGTGCCGCTTCATTGGGATGAATTAACCGACCAGTTTGAGGATACGTTTTATACCCTTCACTCATTACTGAAACGGCTTCACACTTTGCGAGAAAACCCCTGGCAGTCTTTTTTTACGCTTCATCAATCCCTGGATTTGGATTGA
- a CDS encoding endonuclease translates to MEPRFRLAEAELYNLWPEVGLLNQLRSNYRYAELPGKPKTYGCEFYVDSATRRIEPADAVKGLVARANLFMADRYGIALSSAQQQLFIAWHRQFPPSAWEKEWAVQVAGIEGYSNPWIDAVP, encoded by the coding sequence ATAGAGCCACGATTTCGCCTGGCGGAAGCTGAGCTTTATAACTTATGGCCAGAGGTGGGACTGTTAAATCAGCTCCGTTCTAATTATCGCTATGCCGAGCTCCCTGGTAAACCAAAAACCTACGGCTGTGAGTTTTATGTGGATAGCGCTACACGTCGCATTGAGCCAGCCGATGCGGTAAAAGGGCTTGTTGCACGCGCAAATCTTTTTATGGCTGACCGGTATGGCATTGCATTAAGTAGCGCACAACAACAATTATTTATTGCCTGGCATCGGCAGTTTCCACCAAGCGCCTGGGAAAAAGAGTGGGCCGTTCAAGTGGCCGGCATTGAGGGCTACTCCAATCCCTGGATTGATGCGGTTCCTTAG
- the ltrA gene encoding group II intron reverse transcriptase/maturase yields the protein MTARIKHSTGASSTSELDWNAIPWHQAQKFVHRLQVRIAKAYKEGKHGKVKSLQWLLTHSFYAKALAVKRVTQNKGGKTAGIDKIVWSTPKQKMRAIKSLKRRGYKPLPLRRIMIPKKQKGTFRPLSIPVMKCRAQQALYVLALIPISEAIADKSSFGFRPLRSTADAIERCFKILSHRHSAKFILEGDIKSCFDSISHQWLINNVPMDKDILKKWLTAGYMAEGTLFPTLEGTPQGGIISPILLNITLSGLEKAITDGKDDRLNKVHTAIYADDFIVSGASKELLEEKIKPRIEAFLVERGLTLSPEKTKITHIDNGFDFLGANIRKFNNKLIIVPAKDSIKSFLKDIRTTIKSNPTLSAEKLIYLLNPKIRGWTNYHRTICAKETFSKVSHLIFFAIWKWARRRHPNKGTGWILKKYFRSDSKRNWIFSTTVKDKDGKTTYLDIVEPTRILIRRHIKIRAEAYPFDPKFKEYFEKRKQLKNKRIAAEPLNKMV from the coding sequence ATGACGGCTAGAATTAAACACTCTACTGGTGCATCTTCAACAAGCGAACTCGATTGGAATGCCATCCCTTGGCATCAAGCTCAGAAGTTTGTACATCGGCTACAAGTGCGTATTGCGAAGGCTTATAAAGAGGGTAAACACGGCAAAGTTAAATCCTTGCAATGGCTGCTCACTCACTCCTTTTACGCTAAAGCATTGGCTGTAAAACGAGTTACCCAAAATAAAGGAGGAAAAACAGCCGGGATTGATAAAATAGTATGGAGCACACCAAAGCAAAAGATGAGAGCCATAAAATCGCTAAAGCGGCGAGGGTATAAACCATTACCTCTTCGGCGAATTATGATTCCCAAAAAACAAAAAGGAACATTTCGTCCTCTTAGCATTCCGGTGATGAAATGCCGTGCCCAGCAGGCTTTATATGTTTTAGCACTTATTCCCATCTCCGAAGCAATAGCGGATAAAAGTTCTTTTGGATTCAGGCCTTTAAGATCAACAGCGGATGCTATCGAGAGATGCTTCAAAATTCTCTCTCATAGGCATTCTGCAAAATTTATCTTAGAGGGGGATATCAAATCATGCTTCGACAGTATTTCGCACCAATGGCTTATTAACAATGTGCCCATGGATAAAGACATACTGAAGAAATGGCTAACGGCAGGATACATGGCGGAAGGAACCTTATTTCCTACCTTAGAAGGCACTCCACAAGGCGGCATCATTTCACCAATATTATTGAACATTACATTGAGTGGACTAGAAAAAGCCATCACTGATGGTAAAGATGATAGGCTTAATAAAGTTCATACTGCCATCTATGCAGATGATTTCATTGTATCTGGGGCAAGCAAAGAACTATTGGAAGAAAAGATAAAGCCAAGGATTGAAGCATTCCTTGTTGAGCGGGGCCTAACATTATCTCCAGAGAAAACTAAAATTACGCATATAGACAACGGATTTGATTTTCTCGGCGCTAACATAAGAAAATTCAATAACAAACTTATTATAGTGCCCGCTAAGGACAGCATTAAAAGTTTCCTAAAAGACATTAGGACAACGATAAAATCGAATCCAACCTTATCTGCTGAAAAACTTATCTACTTGTTAAATCCTAAAATTCGCGGGTGGACAAATTATCACAGAACAATATGCGCAAAAGAAACTTTTTCTAAAGTTAGCCATCTTATCTTTTTTGCAATCTGGAAATGGGCCAGAAGACGTCATCCAAATAAAGGAACTGGGTGGATACTTAAGAAGTACTTCCGTTCCGATTCCAAACGAAATTGGATATTCTCTACTACCGTCAAGGACAAGGATGGAAAGACGACCTATCTCGACATTGTCGAGCCAACGAGAATACTTATCAGACGTCATATCAAAATCAGAGCTGAAGCATATCCATTTGACCCAAAATTCAAAGAATATTTTGAAAAGAGGAAGCAACTTAAAAACAAACGGATCGCTGCTGAACCCTTAAATAAAATGGTATAA
- a CDS encoding IS630 family transposase: MPKAITAVITDAQKEELFKLRNSRTGKNTAERAHYVLLSSEGKSINKISEQMARNPHTVRCWIKRYLRYGISGLRDKSSRGRPNQLREEVRKQLNQLLEESPKKYGYQQSGWQINLLLDQLKKTIDSVSATTVKRALHEHGWVYKRFSKKPPINAPTKEEKAAHIEKMVATIEKQGLEHEIEVLFADESHFSNEPYVERGWFKRGEKKIGPHQ, translated from the coding sequence ATGCCAAAAGCTATCACAGCAGTTATAACAGATGCACAAAAGGAAGAGTTATTTAAATTAAGAAATTCCCGAACGGGTAAGAATACAGCAGAACGAGCGCACTACGTGTTACTGTCCTCTGAGGGAAAAAGTATTAATAAGATATCGGAGCAAATGGCTCGTAACCCCCACACAGTAAGATGTTGGATCAAACGATACCTACGCTATGGAATTTCTGGACTAAGGGATAAATCTTCACGCGGCCGACCAAATCAATTGAGGGAAGAAGTAAGGAAACAACTCAATCAATTGCTGGAGGAATCCCCTAAAAAATATGGCTATCAACAATCTGGCTGGCAAATTAATCTGCTATTAGATCAATTGAAGAAAACGATTGACTCTGTCAGTGCGACAACAGTAAAACGTGCGCTTCATGAGCATGGATGGGTATATAAGCGATTTTCTAAAAAGCCTCCGATAAATGCACCGACCAAAGAAGAAAAAGCGGCTCACATTGAAAAAATGGTAGCAACCATTGAAAAACAAGGGTTGGAGCATGAAATAGAAGTATTGTTTGCTGATGAATCACACTTTTCCAATGAACCTTATGTTGAACGAGGTTGGTTTAAACGGGGAGAAAAAAAAATCGGCCCACACCAATAA
- a CDS encoding IS630 family transposase, producing MLNEVGLNGEKKKSAHTNKNRESKTLFGALSLSTQTFYWKQAERGNSKVFIQFLHQLHKAKPNKKIVMIIDNGSIHRSKIVAKFVKKHEWIELFYLPPYSPEYNPIELFWKWLKRKIYGASGFSCIEQLIACLRKFIWHYNENRLIEPIQFQFNVYQKLL from the coding sequence ATGTTGAACGAGGTTGGTTTAAACGGGGAGAAAAAAAAATCGGCCCACACCAATAAAAATAGGGAGAGTAAAACATTATTTGGTGCACTGAGCTTAAGCACACAAACTTTTTACTGGAAACAAGCAGAGAGAGGGAATTCAAAGGTATTTATCCAGTTTTTACATCAATTACATAAAGCTAAACCGAATAAAAAAATAGTGATGATTATTGATAACGGTTCTATTCATCGAAGCAAAATAGTTGCGAAATTTGTAAAAAAGCATGAATGGATTGAGTTATTTTATTTGCCACCTTATTCACCGGAATATAATCCAATTGAGCTATTTTGGAAGTGGTTAAAGCGGAAAATTTATGGTGCTAGCGGATTTTCTTGTATTGAACAGCTAATTGCTTGCCTCAGAAAATTTATCTGGCATTACAACGAAAATAGATTAATCGAACCGATTCAATTTCAATTTAATGTATATCAGAAGCTGTTATAA
- a CDS encoding DUF305 domain-containing protein codes for MEKQNQRGSMGWGRFVAMITLSTFIMFFLMYQLVYSFDHAMFSLNRMIASLVMGCLMCIVMLGFMWSMYEGIVIKVSVIIVAAIIGVILLVINRGQFVITDISFMKSMIPHHSIAINNSRKATIRDPRVRKLADQIIEAQVREIAVMELLIKDIEQNGPRGMTKLPPRSTEITSEMEQEIRKAVQ; via the coding sequence ATGGAAAAACAAAATCAAAGGGGAAGTATGGGTTGGGGACGATTTGTTGCAATGATCACACTCTCTACTTTTATAATGTTCTTTTTGATGTACCAGCTTGTATATTCGTTTGACCATGCCATGTTTAGTTTAAACCGGATGATTGCTTCATTGGTAATGGGGTGCCTTATGTGTATTGTAATGCTAGGCTTTATGTGGTCTATGTATGAAGGTATAGTAATTAAAGTTAGTGTTATCATCGTCGCAGCAATAATAGGTGTTATCTTGTTGGTTATTAATCGAGGTCAGTTCGTTATCACTGATATCAGCTTCATGAAATCAATGATTCCTCATCACTCCATTGCTATAAATAACTCCAGAAAAGCAACCATTAGAGACCCTCGTGTTCGTAAATTGGCAGATCAGATAATAGAGGCTCAAGTCCGCGAAATAGCCGTGATGGAACTACTTATTAAAGATATTGAACAAAATGGCCCACGCGGTATGACAAAGCTTCCTCCTCGCTCAACTGAGATAACCTCTGAGATGGAGCAAGAGATCAGAAAAGCTGTTCAGTAG